Genomic DNA from Molothrus aeneus isolate 106 chromosome Z, BPBGC_Maene_1.0, whole genome shotgun sequence:
CTGAGAAATAAAGAGAGCAGAAGAGATGGGaacagagggaaaggagaggcaggagtatatgaataataataaaaaaaataaataaaaggaaaatctcaAGGGAAACAGCATCAATCAGTACTGTGTTCTCTGGAATGTGCTTAAAAGCTAGTATTTCTGGAGTGCATATGGCTTTATCCACACCTCTCGCCCTCCTTGCTGGGGCCAGGCCAGTGTACCTGAACGCCTTCTGCTTTATCACAGGACTACACATGGTGAGTGCAGCACTCAGGTATTTGATGGCTGAATTGGCTGAAAGTTCTTCTAAAGAATGCTACATTACTTATTTCAAACTAAGTACTTTGCTTACTTAAATTGATCCCTCTTCCCCATAGAGTGAACCAAGCCAAGCTTTTCTGCTGGAAAGACAGATACCCACACAATTCATCTTGTGCAGAACTCTAGCTAAATAGGCAAGGATCAGATGCAGATCACCCTCAATGAAGGACCATTTTCAGCCCCTATGGTTTACAGGGGCATTACAGTCTATTAACCAATATGCATTCATttcaccttttctttctgtgtgtgtgggtaACAACAATAGGAAAGAAGTTATGCTACAATATACTCAGATATTACACTGTCCTTGCTGAAGGGGGGTAAATACAAAATGCAACTGGAAGGCCAGACGTGCTCACAAGGCTGAGTATCAGACAGCAAGCAGGCTGCTAGCAATGATCCCTGGGCACCCAGCACCTTTAGAGCTATGTCTCCCAACATGGCATCTATCCATTTTCAATTTTAGTCTACAGAAAAAGTACCAACCATTCTACAAAACCACAATAGTTttacacaatatttttttactttctatATACTAAACTTTTGCTTAGAAAATTCATCTCTAAATTACTCTCTGTACTTTTctagaaaagtaaaaaatgagCACCTTAAAGCAACTTAAAACAAGGAAGATGAGAATTATCAATGCCATGTGTCAGAACAAGTTCTTTCTAAGGTTATATCAATACCAGAAGATGTGAAACAGTTCctttaaaactgcttttagaAGAACAAGAAAAGTACTGAATCCAGGAGAGCTTGGCAGCCTTTCCTCCTTTTAACAGCTAAATCCCCTCCCTTTTCTTCAGGAGATGACTTCTTTAATGAAGGAAGGTATTTCAAAAATCTTAACTGTTCTCGCATATCTATGGTTATATTAACAAACTTGTAATCAGATACCAAGTACtttattaaaacagaaagacCCAGGCAGATAGCTCTTactcaaacacaaaaaatgCAACAGAATTACTCTTTCACTTCTCTCAAACACGTCtcaaccttttttctttatagtaACCTCACAGTCTTTTAATGCCAACATCAAGGAATTAATTACTTCAACCTCTGCAGCACACAAGAGGCTACTCTCCTACCAGCAGCAGATGGCCACCCCCATGGCAGATATGTCTGGGGCAGTTTTACAGACCAAGTTCTCACTTTTCCAGTTGCAAAACTTTACATCACCCTATCCACAAACTTCAAAGCGCTCATCCCTGTTCAAATTCCTCCTGTTTGCTAGTGGGTTTGGAAATAAAGGATTTTCACTTAGAGCAATTCCCTTTGCTCCAGTACGTCACTAAGTAGCGCAGACTGATGGACAACACCAGAGCATGCAAATTAAATACCTCAGATTAACAAATGATGTCATAGCTTCCAAAGTCTCATCACCTTCCATATAAACTCTGAGCCCTTGCTGTCCTCTAGGCATTGATGGGAGAGGATATGTGTCCAGCAGTGGACCTGCCACACTACACAAGCAGCACGCTTGGACATAATATCACCATTTGTCCACATGGATAGAGGAAAATTAACTTCAGAGACATTATCTTATGCTGAGGAAGTGTGACACAAAGTTTTCCCAAACAAGAACTACAGAAAGGACGGGGATCTTCTGCTGTGATTGTTGCTTCCAGCTTTAAAGAAGGGTACCAAATGTGTAAGTGTTTGAGAGAAACTTATGGTGgaccagctgggaaaaaaaaaaaaaaaggaaggaaaaaatcctaaaaatatctttgaaagaaaaaaaagaaagtaaaagtaGCCCATCAATGAGCTCAGTGACAGCATCCCCATGAGCAGGAAACATGCAAAGAGGAAGCTGTTCTGCTGCCACCAGAAGAACTCAATCATATAATCCTTCCATATTCAGATTCTAAatatctttaatttaaaaaaatgcagaaactaAGCCTTTTTGATAAACATTTTTTATGCTGAGGCTAGAAGGATAGAACCATGGCTGCTGTCTGAAAGCTATCAATCATTGCTGACCATTTCCCACTGCACTGACTGGCTGCTGTACCTCAAATGTCTCAGCAAGTTTTGTCAGCAGCAGTAACTCTGTGATTTGATGTTAAGAGCCATAGTTTCACTGAAACTCTAAAGGCAAAAGTAATATTGAaaattgaaattgaaatttgatattgaaaattgtttttcttctgttttcacagATAATCCCAGAAAAAACAAGCCTAGAATACTTAATCATACTGCTCATATGCAATGAAGCAATGCAGAAGGAGGACCACTGCTTCTCTTGCACAAAACAGTCTGTTGTTGTCAGTGCTTTCTTTCCACTGGTGGAAACAAACAAGAGTTCAGTGCCTCATTGAATGCAGTTTTACATTGAGACTAGTTAACAGCTGGCATTTTTGTTCACAAAATTTCTGAAGCTGAGGTCTAGCTGTAAATTAGCACTTAGCACTTGGATGGTGTGCTGAACCACGGGAAAGACAAATGGTATCACAAAGGTGAAAACAGAAGCCAGTGGGTGGACAAGGACCTTACCCCATACCTTCAGACTGCAAATGCTTTCCTTTAGGAGTTGCCAAAGATATATCAGTTTTAGCTGAGGGGGCAAGAAATATAATCTGGAAGGTCCATGaacaaaataagcaaaacatttagaagaaaattttccATGCAACCATGTGCTTTCTAGAggacaaaaatgttattttgtgaGCAGCCATTTTGTAAAAGCACTGTTGTTGccttttctaaagaaaggacgGGTTCCCATCTTCTCTtccaaaaaattcaaaattctcAAATTTTGAGAGATCAGCAGGACTTGGCCATGTGCTGGCATTTCACTGTAAGCCTTCTTGTACATGctgattttcaaaattcttGGTAACAATTTCTGACCTGGGTATTCAGCAAAGTTTACCAAGGCCTCTGTTTTAGGGCAAATGTCCCACAAAACATGCCCATCTGCATTGTTTTGCAGAAGCCCAGGTTGATGATTCCTAACTCATGGATGGAGCACTGCTAAGTGGAGTCTGATATCAGAGCAAGATAGGTTACcaattaatttttgattttgGTGTGGATTTTCAGTAAGTGAATATCACTTCTTAGTCAGCATTTTGTTATTTTACCTGGATCCAAGTGAAAAGTCTTGGATTCTACTTTTCAAGGTCAAGGTGTGATTTCCAAATCCTATTAtcaaattaaaggaaaatacaaatcaATTCTCAGGGCCTGTTGAGAAATATACCTACTTTTGccattgcaattattttttagaaGCTTCTTGGTAAAGGTCAAAACCTATGCAAGCAAGAAGAATCAgttttttgtttataatttttttaaaatcaaaatgtgaAGTGTAAGAACTACTTAAGGCTTACTCCTTTCTGGCCATTCCTGGAAAAATGAAGAGATCTTTCATCTGccctttaaatttattttttccctgaaaaggtAATAAATTATACTGAAGTCAGGGGAAAGACTTTTGTTAAACAAGGCCTCATTTTCATCATACTTAAAAGAATGTATTTACTAGAGACATTTTTCCCTctcaagaataaaataaaataaaaccacattcCTGTCTTGGGAAATGATGGAGGGTCCTCAAAGTGCATTTTCAAAGgattttgaatgaaaataaataattctgattCTTAGCTGAAgggggaaagaaggagaaaactTCTAAATGGACTCCCCAGGGCAAAGCATTGAATGCTGTAGGGATACCTGGAATACTTTAGAGAAAAGACATTCACCAGGGATGTATCAGCTTTAACTGAGAGAGTcagtgaagaaataaaacaaaacatttacaGTGAGACTTCCCACACATCCAGCCGTACTCTGGGTTCGGTGAAAGTTGCCTGAATAGAAGGCATCAGTAACTTCTGCTTCATCAAGTGGAGCTTGCATGGGcttgttttggaaaagaaaactacTTATGAAGTTTCTCACACAAACAAACTGACCTCACTCTAATTTCCAGATCCTGTGCttccttattatttttcctttcagcattCTCACCAGCCAGCCAGTAACAGGAAGACTTTGGCTTGGGACTACTAGAAAAAATTCAAGAAGATCCACCAGAATTCATTTGCTGGACTATAAATGACAATAAAAATGATTAGTGACTGACATTTTGAGACAGAGCACACACTTCTGTACTGCTTCTACCAGCAGCATGAAATATATCAAGCAATCAAGAAAAATCCTACAAAGGGTGTTAAATTTAAAACACACTACAATCACTGCATAATCACGTACATATTGTACATAGATCCTTGGCAAGTTTTCATGCCTCCACTATTTTAACTGGAAAAGAATACCTAATGGAGTTTTAACAATTCTTTGTGAAAATTTCTCTTCCTGTTAGAAAACAGTGCTAGACCTGTCTAATATAGTGATCAAGCTGTATTTAtcaagaaaatagaaaacagatatttacatttacaaacataaaaatattagtACACTTGTTATGAATCACTGACTAAGAGTTAAAGTTCTTGTTATCAAATCACAATGATTTCACAATTAAACCTTCTAACAAATATGAATGAATACATTTTATCCCCCTTCATCTACTGGCAAATTGTAAGTACACTGTTACTTAAGTCAATACTAAAATGTCATTAAGATGcacaggggaaataaaaaaatacaacaacaaaaccaaaaagataaTACATAATTCACAGTAAGTGGAAATGGCAAGGCCTGGAAACCATGGATTCTCTAAACTGCATGTTTTTTCCCTCAAGGAGGCTTTTGAGCAGCAATCAGAACTATTCCTAAGGCcagagggagaagagggagaagagggggaagagggggaagagTGAAAAATCCAAGTCATCCAAAATCCAGTAGGATAGATAAGGTGtgctaaaataataattttaatcaaGATTTCACTTTTTCATGCAAATATTTGATGATACAGCTTGAAAGTACTGCTGTCACACTGCATCTCTGAAAGCATGTTACAAACCTTTGCTCTCCATACTATGAAACAAGATTTTATCCTTTAAACTTATGAGCCCTCCATTTAGGCTACAGTCATGGGCAACAATTTCCCAGATTACTTGATTGTAGGGTTAAATTCACAGTATatgcacatttaaaatatactgATCTAAAAACACTGGGACTGCACATAACTGCAACCTCTATGCTAGAACAGAAATTCATTGATGCTTAGACTTGTATTGTCTGCACCAACTACAGAGTTTATTGCCCTGTTTTTCTGTCAGGATTAAATCAATACACAAGTGACATTTCTGTGGCGCAGGGGTCAGGCAGGGTTGGTGACTCTGAACTGGCCCCCTGTGCAGACCACAGGGTAACACAGTATTTATGGCTTCACATTGCACCACTTCCAGACAAGAACCCTTGAAAAATGCTGCTCTCATCTGAACTTCAGCATGATGTTACTGCCCAGCCCAACTCTCTATGAAAAATGTAAtaattacaaagaaaaacacCTGACTGGATGCTGCTCTTCTCCCCACAAGGCCACTGCTACCTGGTCGAAGGACATCTCCAAGCTAAGACAACATCCTCAATTTCAGTCATCTCAGGAAAAATGCTGCTGCAAAGCTCATCTCTCCCAACAGCAGTAGGACTCCTCAAGGAGGAGGTAAATAGGTGAAGTTGTCCTCTTACAGTCACTGGGCTCAGAGTTAAACCCTGGCTTCTCCAAAAGATCATCTTTTAAGCTGCGCTGTGCAAAGAGGGCTGATGCTTCCTGTGGCCCACAGGAATAATGTTCTACAGGCAGGAAGGTCTGTCAAAGTTTGAGAGATGCCATAACCAAGCTCTGTCTAGATATGATCATCTTCATCTCAGTCCAGGACCACAGCCTTGGTAACTGATGAAATGTATTTCATATTGTTCAAGCCTTAAGGCCAACAAAGATAAACCATTCCAGTTAATTACTTGACTGAGGCTGCATGAGGGATATGGAAACAAAGACATGCCTCTGTCACGACACCATGTGCTGTCAGTCAGGTTGTAGCATTATTTCATagtctttttatattttactgaTAATCAAGTGCTTTTAGTGcatgagaaggaaaaggaagtgaAAATGCAGACTGCCTGTCAAAACAACCATTCCGAAAAGTAAAGTTATCAATAATgtactttattttcttcaatgGTGTAGCTACAGTATATGTGAATGCTCATGTGCATTAacagtttgtttttgttttttttttttgtttgttttccactcACATTTGGTACCTAGATGTGAAAGAAAAGCTAGAAAAGTTCAAAAATAAGTCTCGTGCAATTCATAACTGCTGCAGAGAGGGCAGGAAAAAAGCTGTTGCTGAGCAGTTCTACCCTTCCAGATGTTTATACTGAACTTCCAGATgtttttcttacatttatttcttcattataaTAAGTAAAGGACTGTCTTCAAACACTGTGAGACTCctttaaatcaaaatttatACAAACTCAGAGTTTATACAAAAAGAACCTTCAGCTTTTTTATCTGTGCCCACATTAATGTCCCAATATTACAGAGTAAACCACATTTCTGCAAACAAAGGGGATGATTCTACAGGCAGGAAGGTCCTAAGTGTCTTTTTACTTCCCAGGAACATAAAGGGTAAACAATTCTGATTTCATTGTTTGGTCTCCCTACATCCTGGGGGCTAGCTGTGGTTCTTGGCTCAACAGGCATGCCTAATTTTGGCCAAACAACATTGAGAGCTCACCCAACATCGAAAGTTAATCATCAGGATTAGTAAAATACAAATAAGGATTGTTGGTATCGTGCTTATTTGAAATTCAGTTATAAACCCTCAGTATCACAATCTCACAGTCTAAATTCTAAATAGAGACAAATGCCCAAATATGCATATGGAGGTATATGGCAGAGTTATCCACACTGTAAAAATGAGAGGTGACAAATTAGGATGGATATTTAATCAGCATTTAGGTAGGAGAAATAAAGACTAACTTTTCAACAGCAACATTCTAAGCCAGTACTTCTCTAGAAATGCAGGTATGCACCTGAAAACTTCAGAAAGACCCTAGCCTTTCACGACTGATTCAAAGCCAAGGAAATCCAGACCAGAGCTAGTTTATCTAGGCCTGGGCTCTGAAATCCTTAAGTTGGTGCTTTCACTATTTCTTAAAACAATAGTTAGATATTGTCATCCATTTTTGGGCCAAACTGGCCCCGACAAATGCTTTCAGAGTCTATGATCCCAGCAGAAAAACAGTTTAGCTTTGTCTTTAAATGTAACATGAGAAAAAGTGGAGAACAGAAGAGAGGATGCCAAGTTTCAGCTGATGTATCTGCTCAGTTTCTGCCAGTTCCCTGATTGCTCATTTAAAGGGAACACATGGTGGTGGTGAAAGGCAAAGTGTCACTGAGCTGCAAGCCAAACCAGACATGATTTTATGGCTGTGTGCAGTACACAGATCAGTTCTTCCTTAGTTCCAATGCAAAGGAAAGGCATGGTTTAGAGAAAGAGCTTTATGTTCCTTGTTACTTTTGAAAGATTTCAAAAGCAGccttgttaaaagaaaaaagagctcAGCTATGAAATCACTTCCTTCTGTTTAAACTATTTcactcaaggaaaaaaacaagagggcatgaaaaaaaaataaaaatctgttctcTGCTTTTGACTTGTTGCTAGGACTCAGCATCCCACCCGCTCTGTGGGATGACGCAGTGTGCCAGATCCCGACCGCTCCAGTCAGTGCGTCAAGCGGCCATAGCCCTCCCCACACAATCACCCTCTTGTCAGAGGCAGCTGGCACCCTCCCTGCACATGCTGACAGCATCACTGCCTGGAGGACTGTACCCCTTTGGGGCAGCTCTTCTCCTGTTGGAGCAAGGCAGCAAGGCATGAAGAGGGCAGGCCGTGTTAGGCAGCTAACAAACAAGAAGCTCTTGTGTTAttccctccccctcctgcctcccaAACACAGTGAGAATGCAGGCAGGGGAAAAGATGCTCTTctgcttgcagcagcagcagcagcatggcttTGCCTGGGAGTAAGCAGGACAAGTCCAGGACACCCGTTTATGGAAGTTTAAAAGTCAAATGAACAGTTCACTGCTGCCCAATTCACAATGGGGTTACTTATGGCTAAGCAGCATTTTAACAAAGATTCTAAAATGAGGAATGGTTTGCCTCCCTCTGCCAATGCTCACAGGGTTACCCAGAGCCCcagttctgttttcctttcaatCCCAGGgcaccctccctctcctccagaATGAATTGTCTTCTCTTGTGTAAAGCAAGCTGACACAAACCAGCTCCCTTCCCCACTCAActgtggggaaggagaggagggaggagcaTCTTCAGAATAAACTACTCTCCTTCCTAGCTTCACTTCCTGCAAAAAGTTGGTTTCTGCCTCAAACCTCATTGCTCAATGTATTGAGCAATGTATTATTACTCTGATCTGCACCGTTAagaaaggcagggattcttttCCTGCATGTTTTTGAGGTTCACTGATGTAGAAAAAGCCAGATAACATGAGATAAATGTTCAGCAAATTGCTCCATGCAGACTAACACACTCACCTTTTCTGCCCTTCCCAAAGCTCCAGTAGATAAACATGAAGCACTACCTTTTCAAGAAGGCACTCAGGATGTATGACCCTTGAAATTAAATCTTCTGCTTAAGAAAACTTTAAGCCAGACTTACAAGTAGACTGTAAACAGTGATAGAGCATCACCAGACCTGCCTGATCAACATGCTGACCACACTATTTGCTTGAGAGATACCTGCTGATATCTGTGATATCTGTTGCCCAGAAGTCCTTTGAAGTGAAGCTTAGCTTTTCTTCTTTAGAACCACAAAACAATCCTCCCCTGAAGTGCAAATTCAGCAATATGGGATGATACTCCCAGGTGATGGCAACTAATGAAAATTTCTCATGGTGTACATAGCAGTCTGGTAACACCTTGATGCACAAATATTTAACTCCCTCAAAGTCTCTGTGGTTACTCCAAAGCCTAACTCTTGACTTCAGTctattctttatttatttatttcttaaattaaaagaatttaCTCAGCAAACCCACAGCTGTTTCCCAACCATCTTTATTTTGCAACTGTGCCTCCCAGGTGGTAAGGAGGTGAAAGCACTGCTGCTTCTTTACACTACAGGCCTATGACTGACCTCCTCTAGCTTTCCTCTAGAAACCACATTGcttagggaaaaaaccaaaccgaaccaaaccccaaactcttTGCAAAATAATACCAAGGTGGGAGCTGCAAAAATGATAAAGAGTGTCTACAAGcacttttgtttcctttgaacAGATTCAATAAAATAGTAAGTtacttaataaaataataagttatttaataaaataacttATTAATCCCATACATGCTTGGGATTAGCTGACATTTGCCATTTATTCAGTGACTGCTTACTGCTACAACTCCACATTGCATTGATAGAAATGCCTACTATTTTCCATCCACCTTTTTTAGtaggtgtttttggggtcttttgccttatttttttttttttttttaagtctgagCCAGTCTTTCACCTCATAGGAAATACTGTATGAACAATAATGtcttcaggaaggaaaacaaagagctATTTCCTAAAAGAGGACTGCAACCCCCAAATTTTCTTGGTATTCTTAAGCTCATCTTTCATTCTGCCATAAGAATCATGGAGATGGGAAAGGACAGATTTTTGAACCAACTGGAGGTCAGGAGAGGTTTCACCAACCACTACAGTCTCCCTTGGAAAACTCATATAAGTTCCTTCCTTGAAGAGAAGAGCGGGACATGAAGGAATACATCTTATCAATGGTTTAGCAGGTTAGTTAACTGCACAATTCATATTCTGGTTAGAAAGCAAATTACTAGGTCAGAGTACAACATGTAAATTCTTGAACTAAAAAGTGAGTTGACACAGTGACTCACACCCAATCTCTGCCACCATTCTGCTACGTTTGTGATAGAAAGATCAAGTCACAGCATAAACCTATGGGAATCATAATGTCAAGGAGAGAAATGAGGctaagttttgggttttgtggaCTGCATAACAATTGCATTTATGAACTGTTAGGGCAACCATCTGATGCAACAGGATACTGGGATACCTGGAGACACATGTACTGTACTGGGAGACCTAATAGGTGAGAACACATATTGGGACAAGGAGACAACCTGCACAATCACTATCATCTGCAGGAACAAAGAACAGAACAAACAGCAAAGAAGATCAACAGGAAATGGTACTCAGCCTTTAGGCTGTGCTTCTGCATAAGGAAACTGGGAGCCCTAGACAAAACCCTAGTAAAACTATACACAAAATTACAATAACCTCCTGAATCCAAAATGTGTTATGGTATTTCCCTCATGCCAAACACTGAAGCCTACGCACCTCCTGAGCAGTGTGCTGAACACCAGTATCTCACATGCTACCTTCCTGTAATAGCAAATGCACCAAACACTATAGGACTGGGTACATGCAGTCCTGCTTAACACACAATCTTTTTGTGAATAGCCTGTAGCTCCTGAGGTGTTCCATATACTGGAATTTCATATGAATACACACAACACCTTTTTTGGTGGCAAAAAGGAGACAACAGATATTTCAGTGGAATACCAAGCCTTCCCTGTACTACTTTAAGTTGGAAGCCATTGGCATCTTCAAAGGCAAAAGGACAAACATTATGTAATAGGTTGCTACAAAAGGTTTTAAACATGTGCTGCTGCAAAAAACCACCACATTACATTTTCACTGGTTTCATGTTACAGGGCTGAGTGACCATGTCACATCAACTTCCATAAATAAGCTTGATAGTCCTAGTGGTCACAGTAGTGAACTCTGGGTGTCCTTATTGTCTGCACCTCTTCCAGTGTCTTCCAAATTCTGCTGActcccaggagctgagcatgcaTTACTGAAATCACCTGATAagaaacagagcagggagaacAGGGTGGGCAAAGTAGGCACTTACCAAGCACAATGACCACAGTCTTCAGGAGGCTCATCATGGTGTCCCGATTCCTGCGAGGTCCAGAACTGTGCCTGGACATTCTCATAGTCCTTTGGCGAACGTACCCAAAGATGTGAGCATATAGGACCACCATGACCACAAAAGTGACCAGGTTGAAAATAGCCCAGAAGACCAGGTAGGAGTCACTATAGAGCGGTGCCATGTTGGAGCAGTGGGTGATATCACAAATGCAGTTCCATCCGACACTCGGGATGGCCCCCATGACGATGGCCATAGTCCAGATAACAACAATGACAACGACCACCCGGCGGTTGCTCATCCGAGTGTGCAGCTGCATTCGGAAAACCGTAATGTGCCGCTCAATGGCAATGGCCAACAAGTTGGCTACAGAGGCTGTCAGACTGGTATCAATGAGACCCTGACGGAGAAGCCAGGTGCTTACAGTCAGTCTTCTAGTGTTGGGTCCTGTGTTGAACATTAAGTAAAAGTAGGCCAGCCCTGCAAAAAAGTCCGCAGCAGCTAAGTTGGCCATTAAGTAATAAATAGGAAAGTGGAATCGGCGATTGACATAAATAGCCACCATAACCAAGAGGTTGGCCAGCATTATGAAGATGCAGACGGTAATCCCCAGTCCCATTACAAGCTTGCTGACAGTGTTCCATTCAGTGGCTAGATATTTTCCACTTCGGTTATAAAAGAAGGCAATGGTTTCATTGTAGTAGCACTGTGGTTCACTCATGGCTGTGGactgaaagaagagagaaaaaaaagagagagaaaaaaaaatccagatgacATCAGAGCTGAGAACATGATTGCCTTCATGGCTAAGACATACACAAAGAGCTGGGAGGGGGACAGGAAAGGAACATGCCTCAGAACAAATAAATTGTTGCAGACTACATGGTATTCCACAACTCACAAACAATTGCTCTGAGGAATCTAGTAACAGCAACCAGATTAGAAACAACCAGAAATGGTTCCATCTGCTCTGGGAGCCAGCATGATTTCTGATGTAGTTGTAAATTGCATAGAAAAAGAGCTTCTGGCCAAGCAGTTCTGCAGAGAGATTCAGTTAAAGGCATGCAATTcataattaagaaaaattaactCTGCTAAACACCTTATTTATGTTATCAGTGCACAGAACTGTTGTTTGATTGTAGTGGAAGAATAGTTCTTCAAAGAGGAGGAAATATGCATTACGTTCCCAAGTAGGTTTTAACTCATTCCATTTCCCATCATGGGTATTCCTTCTTGTCCCATCTTAAAATGTGGGAAGAGCACCCTAAATAACGATTGTCAGTATGTTCTGAGACCGTGAATTACAAGGGATAATGTATGTCCGTAAAAAGTGCTTTTATGAACAGTAAAGGAAGCATGACATAGCATTTCTATGAGCACCAGCCACGTTTCTAGAAATGGTTTGAAATACACAATGCTTTTAAATATAACCCACCAGAACTGACTTATTCCAATTTGAAATAGGAGTAAGccaagaaataagaaaagtaGTATTTGGCTTAACTAGTGTTAAAAGCATTCACCCTTATTTCCTGCAATAACTA
This window encodes:
- the LPAR1 gene encoding lysophosphatidic acid receptor 1, with product MDVPTDLVPSSMMSQPEVIESTAMSEPQCYYNETIAFFYNRSGKYLATEWNTVSKLVMGLGITVCIFIMLANLLVMVAIYVNRRFHFPIYYLMANLAAADFFAGLAYFYLMFNTGPNTRRLTVSTWLLRQGLIDTSLTASVANLLAIAIERHITVFRMQLHTRMSNRRVVVVIVVIWTMAIVMGAIPSVGWNCICDITHCSNMAPLYSDSYLVFWAIFNLVTFVVMVVLYAHIFGYVRQRTMRMSRHSSGPRRNRDTMMSLLKTVVIVLGAFIICWTPGLVLLLLDVCCPQCNVLAYEKFFLLLAEFNSAMNPIIYSYRDKEMSATFKQILCCQRSESANGPTEGSDRSASSLNHTILAGVHSNDHSVV